Proteins found in one Populus alba chromosome 14, ASM523922v2, whole genome shotgun sequence genomic segment:
- the LOC118040296 gene encoding 5'-adenylylsulfate reductase 3, chloroplastic isoform X1, translating to MFSHDHDPSCCRRLWQSRFTTSFFCSVSFHEIKGGLVFFFFFGMFRPKEITEKAELEGVTEDHGKLAKELEKASPLAIINKALQDFVDGSAISFSGAEDVSLILQSGVFGLDTGRLSSQTSDELLDDVEKYYGMDIEYMHQECCQVLQVRPLRRALKDLCAWITGQRKDQSPGIRASVPVLQIDHPSVEGIGCGTISLVKWNPVANLGGQAIWNFLRTMNVPVNSLHALGYVSTGCETFTGPALPWQHEREGRWWWEEGKLKESGLHKGNMESEDAQISEHINGVVSFTNVNDPIADVFNSQNLTSLSRAGMEILGTLENRSEPWRHFCQAMEDSYVELAAKLVNAKVKIGKFRVDGEHKANAKQKLQPRSFTTTVIFPASRPNKYSSEKRDIDSQLAFVNSLQW from the exons ATGTTTTCTCATGATCATGACCCTTCATGCTGCAGACGCTTGTGGCAGTCGAGGTTCACTACCAGCTTCTTCTGTTCAGTATCTTTCCATGAGATCAAAGGTGGccttgtgtttttcttctttttcggTATGTTCAGACCAAAAG AGATTACTGAGAAGGCTGAACTTGAAGGTGTAACAGAAGATCATGGCAAGCTGGCAAAAGAACTTGAGAAAGCTTCTCCTCTAGCAATTATCAACAAGGCCCTTCAAGATTTTGTAGATGGCAGCGCCATTTCTTTCAG TGGAGCTGAGGATGTGTCTTTGATACTCCAATCGGGGGTGTTTGGCCTGGACACGGGGAGGTTGAGCTCACAGACGTCCGACGAACTCTTGGATGATGTGGAGAAGTACTACGGCATGGACATTGAATACATGCACCAAGAATGCTGTCAAGTACTACAGGTGAGACCTCTTAGAAGGGCCCTTAAGGATCTTTGTGCTTGGATCACAGGCCAAAGAAAAGATCAGTCTCCTGGCATTAGAGCTAGTGTTCCTGTTCTGCAAATTGACCACCCTTCAGTTGAAGGAATTGGGTGTGGAACAATCAGCCTCGTGAAGTGGAACCCCGTGGCAAATTTGGGCGGCCAGGCTATATGGAACTTTCTCCGAACCATGAATGTGCCTGTTAATAGTTTGCATGCTTTAGGATATGTCTCAACTGGTTGTGAGACTTTCACCGGACCGGCCCTCCCCTGGCAGcatgagagagaagggaggtgGTGGTGGGAGGAGGGCAAGTTGAAGGAGAGTGGACTACATAAAGGAAATATGGAATCTGAAGATGCGCAAATCAGTGAGCACATAAATGGAGTTGTTTCCTTCACAAATGTAAATGACCCCATTGCTGATGTTTTCAACTCCCAAAACTTGACCTCTTTGAGCAGGGCTGGGATGGAAATTTTAGGCACGTTAGAGAACAGATCTGAGCCTTGGCGTCACTTTTGCCAG GCCATGGAAGATTCATATGTCGAGTTGGCAGCTAAGCTGGTGAATGCTAAGGTCAAGATTGGGAAGTTCAGGGTAGATGGTGAGCACAAGGCAAATGCAAAGCAGAAACTTCAGCCCAGGAGCTTTACCACTACAGTAATTTTCCCTGCCTCCAGGCCTAACAAATATTCCTCGGAGAAAAGGGACATTGATTCACAGTTAGCTTTTGTCAATTCGCTTCAATGGTGA
- the LOC118040296 gene encoding 5'-adenylylsulfate reductase 3, chloroplastic isoform X2 encodes MFSHDHDPSCCRRLWQSRFTTSFFCSVSFHEIKGGLVFFFFFEITEKAELEGVTEDHGKLAKELEKASPLAIINKALQDFVDGSAISFSGAEDVSLILQSGVFGLDTGRLSSQTSDELLDDVEKYYGMDIEYMHQECCQVLQVRPLRRALKDLCAWITGQRKDQSPGIRASVPVLQIDHPSVEGIGCGTISLVKWNPVANLGGQAIWNFLRTMNVPVNSLHALGYVSTGCETFTGPALPWQHEREGRWWWEEGKLKESGLHKGNMESEDAQISEHINGVVSFTNVNDPIADVFNSQNLTSLSRAGMEILGTLENRSEPWRHFCQAMEDSYVELAAKLVNAKVKIGKFRVDGEHKANAKQKLQPRSFTTTVIFPASRPNKYSSEKRDIDSQLAFVNSLQW; translated from the exons ATGTTTTCTCATGATCATGACCCTTCATGCTGCAGACGCTTGTGGCAGTCGAGGTTCACTACCAGCTTCTTCTGTTCAGTATCTTTCCATGAGATCAAAGGTGGccttgtgtttttcttctttttcg AGATTACTGAGAAGGCTGAACTTGAAGGTGTAACAGAAGATCATGGCAAGCTGGCAAAAGAACTTGAGAAAGCTTCTCCTCTAGCAATTATCAACAAGGCCCTTCAAGATTTTGTAGATGGCAGCGCCATTTCTTTCAG TGGAGCTGAGGATGTGTCTTTGATACTCCAATCGGGGGTGTTTGGCCTGGACACGGGGAGGTTGAGCTCACAGACGTCCGACGAACTCTTGGATGATGTGGAGAAGTACTACGGCATGGACATTGAATACATGCACCAAGAATGCTGTCAAGTACTACAGGTGAGACCTCTTAGAAGGGCCCTTAAGGATCTTTGTGCTTGGATCACAGGCCAAAGAAAAGATCAGTCTCCTGGCATTAGAGCTAGTGTTCCTGTTCTGCAAATTGACCACCCTTCAGTTGAAGGAATTGGGTGTGGAACAATCAGCCTCGTGAAGTGGAACCCCGTGGCAAATTTGGGCGGCCAGGCTATATGGAACTTTCTCCGAACCATGAATGTGCCTGTTAATAGTTTGCATGCTTTAGGATATGTCTCAACTGGTTGTGAGACTTTCACCGGACCGGCCCTCCCCTGGCAGcatgagagagaagggaggtgGTGGTGGGAGGAGGGCAAGTTGAAGGAGAGTGGACTACATAAAGGAAATATGGAATCTGAAGATGCGCAAATCAGTGAGCACATAAATGGAGTTGTTTCCTTCACAAATGTAAATGACCCCATTGCTGATGTTTTCAACTCCCAAAACTTGACCTCTTTGAGCAGGGCTGGGATGGAAATTTTAGGCACGTTAGAGAACAGATCTGAGCCTTGGCGTCACTTTTGCCAG GCCATGGAAGATTCATATGTCGAGTTGGCAGCTAAGCTGGTGAATGCTAAGGTCAAGATTGGGAAGTTCAGGGTAGATGGTGAGCACAAGGCAAATGCAAAGCAGAAACTTCAGCCCAGGAGCTTTACCACTACAGTAATTTTCCCTGCCTCCAGGCCTAACAAATATTCCTCGGAGAAAAGGGACATTGATTCACAGTTAGCTTTTGTCAATTCGCTTCAATGGTGA
- the LOC118040288 gene encoding L-ascorbate oxidase homolog, translating into MVMGEHYRKNMRDSFMLAVLLLVTCTAGEDPYRFHTWNVTYGDIYPLGVKQQGILINGQFPGPQIESVTNDNLIISVFNSLDEPFLISWNGVQQRRNSWQDGVYGTNCPIPPGKNFTYVLQVKDQIGSYFYFPSLGMHKAAGGFGGFKIASRSVIPVPFPPPSGDFTFLAGDWFKKNHSDLKAILDGGSDLPFPDGLLINGRGSNGYTFTVDQGKTYRFRISNVGLTTSINFRIQGHKMLLVEVEGTHSLQNTYDSLDIHLGQSYSVLVTADQAAHDYFIVVSTRFTSQVLTTTSILHYSNSAGSVSDTPLGGPTIQTDWSLEQARSLRRNLSASGPRPNPQGSYHYGLINTTRTVRLQNSAPIINGKQRYAVNSVSFISAYTPLKLADHYNIPGVFSLGSIPDSPTGGGAYLQTSVMAADFRGYAEIVFENPEDNVQSWHIDGHTFFVVGMDGGQWSPASRLSYNLRDTISRCTVQVYPESWTAVYMPLDNVGMWNVRSENWARQYLGQQFYLRVYSPANSWRDEYPIPTNALLCGRAAGLRTRPV; encoded by the exons ATGGTAATGGGTGAGCACTATAGGAAGAACATGCGGGACTCTTTCATGCTAGCGGTGTTGTTGTTGGTGACATGCACTGCTGGGGAAGACCCTTATAGGTTCCATACATGGAATGTTACTTATGGTGATATCTATCCACTTGGAGTAAAGCAACAG GGGATTTTGATAAATGGGCAATTTCCAGGCCCACAGATTGAGTCAGTGACTAATGATAACTTGATTATCAGCGTTTTCAATAGCTTGGATGAACCTTTCCTCATCTCTTG GAATGGTGTGCAGCAGAGAAGGAATTCATGGCAAGATGGAGTCTATGGTACCAACTGCCCCATCCCACCTGGGAAGAACTTCACTTACGTGCTCCAGGTGAAAGACCAGATTGGTAGCTACTTCTATTTTCCTTCACTTGGCATGCACAAGGCTGCAGGAGGCTTTGGTGGCTTCAAAATCGCTAGCCGTTCTGTCATTCCCGTACCATTCCCTCCTCCTAGTGGAGATTTCACATTCCTGGCTGGTGATTGGTTCAAGAAGAATCATAGT GATTTAAAAGCAATTTTAGATGGTGGGAGTGATCTTCCCTTTCCCGATGGGCTTCTTATCAATGGTCGTGGATCAAATGGTTACACATTCACTGTTGATCAAG GCAAGACTTACAGGTTCCGGATATCAAATGTGGGGCTCACCACTTCCATCAATTTCAGAATCCAGGGGCATAAAATGTTACTAGTGGAGGTTGAAGGAACTCACTCGCTGCAAAACACTTATGATTCCCTAGACATCCACCTGGGGCAATCTTATTCTGTTTTGGTTACAGCTGATCAAGCAGCACACGATTACTTCATTGTTGTTTCAACACGCTTCACCTCTCAAGTGCTCACGACAACCTCCATTCTTCATTACAGTAACTCAGCAGGAAGTGTTTCAGATACCCCGCTTGGTGGGCCAACTATTCAGACTGATTGGTCTCTTGAACAAGCTCGATCCTTAAG GAGGAATCTAAGTGCAAGTGGCCCAAGACCTAACCCTCAAGGCTCTTACCATTATGGATTGATCAACACAACTCGTACAGTTAGACTTCAGAACTCTGCTCCCATTATTAATGGCAAGCAAAGGTATGCTGTCAATAGTGTGTCCTTCATCTCTGCTTATACTCCACTTAAACTTGCGGACCACTACAATATCCCTGGAGTTTTCTCCCTTGGAAGCATCCCGGACAGCCCCACTGGTGGTGGTGCTTACCTCCAGACTTCTGTCATGGCTGCTGATTTCAGAGGTTATGCTGAGATTGTTTTTGAGAATCCAGAAGATAATGTGCAGTCTTGGCACATTGATGGGCACACCTTCTTTGTTGTGGG GATGGATGGAGGACAGTGGTCACCTGCAAGCAGATTAAGTTATAATTTGAGAGACACAATTTCTCGTTGCACTGTTCAG GTCTATCCCGAGTCATGGACTGCAGTTTACATGCCTCTGGACAATGTTGGAATGTGGAATGTAAGGTCTGAAAACTGGGCACGGCAGTACTTAGGACAGCAATTCTATCTTCGAGTCTATTCCCCTGCAAATTCGTGGAGAGATGAATATCCAATCCCCACAAATGCTCTTCTCTGTGGCCGGGCAGCAGGACTTCGAACTCGGCCTGTATAG
- the LOC118040316 gene encoding aquaporin SIP1-1 translates to MGAIKGAIVDGILTCMWVFSVPLLGVFSSIIATYVGVEAMSIAGLFITINVAALFMLTFSLIGASCGGASFNPATTITLYTAGLKPDASLMSMALRFPVQAAGGVAGAMAITEVMPKQYRYVLRGGPSLKVDLHTGAIAEGVLTFLICLALHFVLLKGPKNFVLKVWLLAVATVGLVMAGGKYTGPSMNPANAYGWAYLSNRHTTWDFFYVYWICPFIGATLAALISKFLFKAPPIKDKKA, encoded by the coding sequence ATGGGAGCAATCAAGGGAGCCATAGTAGATGGAATCTTGACATGCATGTGGGTATTCAGCGTTCCTTTGCTGGGTGTTTTCTCCTCCATCATAGCAACATATGTGGGTGTTGAAGCCATGTCCATAGCAGGTCTTTTCATAACCATTAATGTAGCCGCTCTTTTTATGCTAACTTTCAGCTTGATAGGAGCTTCCTGTGGTGGTGCCAGTTTCAACCCTGCTACAACCATAACTCTCTACACAGCAGGCCTAAAGCCTGATGCATCTCTCATGTCCATGGCTTTGCGTTTTCCGGTTCAGGCAGCTGGTGGGGTTGCTGGTGCCATGGCAATTACGGAAGTGATGCCAAAACAGTACAGGTATGTGCTCAGAGGTGGTCCGTCGTTGAAGGTGGACTTGCATACAGGGGCAATCGCTGAGGGGGTGTTGACTTTTTTGATCTGTCTTGCTTTACATTTTGTTTTGCTCAAGGGTCCTAAAAACTTTGTGTTGAAGGTTTGGTTGCTGGCTGTGGCCACTGTGGGACTGGTTATGGCTGGAGGTAAGTATACCGGCCCTTCAATGAATCCTGCCAATGCTTATGGATGGGCTTATTTGAGCAATAGGCACACCACTTGGgatttcttttatgtttattgGATTTGCCCCTTTATAGGAGCAACTTTAGCTGCTTTGATTTCTAAATTCCTTTTCAAGGCACCACCAATCAAGGACAAGAAAGCCTGA
- the LOC118040325 gene encoding membrane metalloprotease ARASP, chloroplastic, with protein sequence MLINFSYSPLPPSSSLPRFSNSKSPVLEPSSLKSKTNFLKPLPSSPCYSSNLSFHPKTHLFSRCPHGKRLDLRSCAVSGFDLGNFESVLEAAGVLTAIIVVHESGHFLAAYLQGIHVSKFAVGFGPVLAKFSAKNVEYSLRAFPLGGFVGFPDNDPESDIPVDDENLLKNRPILDRTIVISAGVIANIIFAYVIIFVQVLSVGLPVQEAFPGVLVPEVRAFSAASRDGLLPGDVILAVNGTNLPKIGPNAVSEVVGVIKSSPKKNVLLKVERGKQDFQIGVTPDESFDGTGKIGVQLSPNVKITKVVAKNILEAFNFAGKEFLGLSSNVVDSLKQTFLNFSQSASKVSGPVAIIAVGAEVARSNIDGLYQFAAVLNINLAVINLLPLPALDGGSLALILVEAARGGRKLPLEIEQRIMSSGIMLVILLGLFLIVRDTLNLDFIKDML encoded by the coding sequence ATGCTCATAAACTTCTCTTACTCTCCTCTACCCCCTTCATCTTCTCTTCCAAGATTTTCCAACTCGAAGTCACCCGTTTTAGAACCATCCTctttaaaatccaaaaccaacTTTCTTAAACCTCTTCCCTCTTCACCTTGCTATTCTTCAAACCTTAGTTTTCACCCCAAGACTCACCTTTTCAGTAGATGCCCACATGGGAAAAGGTTGGACTTAAGGTCATGCGCTGTTTCTGGATTTGACCTGGGGAACTTTGAGTCTGTTTTAGAGGCAGCTGGAGTATTGACAGCCATTATTGTTGTTCATGAAAGTGGTCACTTTCTTGCTGCTTATCTACAGGGTATCCATGTAAGTAAATTTGCTGTTGGGTTTGGTCCGGTTTTAGCTAAATTTAGTGCAAAAAACGTTGAATACTCATTAAGAGCTTTTCCACTGGGCGGGTTTGTGGGGTTTCCTGATAATGATCCAGAGAGTGATATACCTGTAGATGATGAGAATTTGCTTAAGAACAGACCGATATTGGATAGAACGATAGTGATATCAGCTGGTGTTATTGCTAATATTATCTTTGCTTATGTCATAATCTTTGTTCAAGTATTATCAGTTGGTTTGCCTGTGCAAGAGGCCTTTCCTGGGGTGCTTGTTCCAGAAGTTCGAGCCTTTTCCGCTGCTTCCCGAGATGGGTTGCTTCCCGGGGATGTAATTCTTGCTGTTAATGGAACTAACTTGCCTAAAATTGGGCCAAATGCGGTATCCGAGGTTGTTGGTGTCATCAAGAGTAGTCCTAAAAAGAATGTGTTGCTTAAGGTTGAGAGGGGAAAACAGGATTTTCAGATTGGCGTCACCCCGGATGAGAGTTTTGATGGAACAGGTAAAATTGGAGTTCAATTATCACCCAATGTAAAGATTACCAAGGTTGTAGCCAAGAACATCTTGGAGGCATTTAATTTTGCTGGAAAAGAATTTTTGGGTCTTTCATCCAATGTGGTGGATAGCTTGAAACAAACTTTTTTAAACTTCTCTCAATCAGCTAGTAAGGTTTCTGGTCCGGTTGCTATTATTGCTGTTGGTGCAGAAGTTGCAAGGTCGAATATTGATGGACTTTACCAATTTGCAGCTGTGCTCAATATTAATCTTGCAGTGATAAATCTCCTTCCATTACCTGCTTTGGATGGGGGTTCCTTGGCCTTGATTCTCGTAGAAGCAGCGAGGGGTGGGAGAAAGCTCCCTTTAGAAATAGAGCAGCGGATAATGTCATCCGGGATCATGCTTGTTATTCTCCTTGGACTATTTCTTATTGTTCGGGACACCCTAAACCTTGATTTCATCAAAGATATGTTGTGA